Proteins encoded by one window of Cyclobacteriaceae bacterium:
- a CDS encoding SDR family oxidoreductase — translation MNLDLTGKYAVVCGSTQGIGKASAMELAALGASVTLMARNEAKLKQTMTELPVSGSQKHGYLVADFSDAENVKQVITRHVQSNKVHILVNNTGGPPGGLAIDAKEEEFIKAFTAHLICNQLLVQAVVPGMKEEKYGRIINIISTSVKIPLKGLGVSNTIRGAVANWAKTLSVELAPFGITVNNVLPGATLTGRLEAIVQTKAEKTGKSFDEVMNEMVKEIPAGRVGDAHEVAAAVAFLATPAAAYINGINVPVDGGRTGSL, via the coding sequence ATGAATCTCGATTTAACCGGAAAGTATGCAGTAGTTTGTGGCAGTACACAAGGTATTGGAAAGGCTTCGGCCATGGAATTGGCTGCGCTTGGCGCTTCGGTTACACTGATGGCCAGGAATGAAGCGAAGTTGAAGCAAACCATGACAGAGTTACCGGTTTCGGGATCACAAAAGCACGGTTACTTGGTAGCAGATTTTTCAGATGCTGAGAATGTTAAGCAGGTTATCACCAGGCATGTTCAGTCGAATAAGGTTCATATTCTGGTGAACAATACGGGAGGGCCTCCCGGTGGCTTGGCGATCGATGCGAAGGAAGAAGAATTTATCAAAGCCTTTACCGCCCACCTCATTTGCAACCAGCTGCTGGTGCAGGCTGTGGTGCCAGGCATGAAAGAAGAAAAGTACGGCCGTATTATCAACATCATTTCAACTTCGGTAAAAATTCCCTTGAAGGGATTGGGGGTAAGCAATACCATTCGCGGGGCGGTAGCCAACTGGGCAAAAACACTTTCGGTAGAATTGGCACCATTTGGTATTACTGTAAATAATGTTTTGCCAGGAGCAACCCTAACAGGACGCCTTGAGGCCATTGTTCAGACTAAGGCAGAAAAAACCGGTAAATCTTTTGATGAGGTAATGAACGAAATGGTGAAAGAAATCCCTGCGGGACGTGTTGGCGATGCGCATGAGGTGGCAGCTGCAGTCGCATTCTTGGCCACGCCCGCAGCAGCATACATCAATGGCATCAATGTTCCGGTGGATGGCGGCCGCACCGGGTCTTTATAA
- a CDS encoding 3-hydroxyanthranilate 3,4-dioxygenase: MPIRRPFNLNQWITENRDLLKPPVGNKNLYADAGDYIVMIVGGPNARKDYHFNETEELFYQLEGDINVRIQEDGKPVDIPIKQGEMFLLPARVPHRPERPANSVGLVIECKRPEENILDGLQWYCEKCNNKLHEYRFHLDNIEKDFLPRFREFYGSEELRTCKKCGAVMEADPRFV; the protein is encoded by the coding sequence ATGCCTATTCGCAGACCGTTTAACCTGAACCAATGGATTACCGAAAATCGTGACTTGTTAAAGCCCCCCGTAGGCAATAAAAACTTGTATGCCGATGCGGGCGACTATATCGTAATGATTGTAGGCGGGCCAAATGCCCGTAAAGACTATCACTTCAACGAAACGGAAGAACTGTTTTACCAGCTTGAGGGCGATATCAATGTGCGCATTCAGGAAGACGGTAAACCGGTGGATATTCCCATTAAACAAGGTGAAATGTTTCTACTTCCGGCACGTGTACCCCATCGCCCTGAACGACCGGCCAATTCGGTTGGACTGGTGATTGAATGTAAGCGTCCGGAAGAAAATATATTGGACGGCCTGCAGTGGTACTGCGAGAAATGTAACAACAAATTGCACGAATACCGTTTTCATCTCGACAATATTGAGAAAGATTTTCTTCCTCGCTTTCGCGAATTTTATGGATCGGAAGAATTACGGACGTGCAAAAAATGTGGCGCGGTGATGGAAGCTGATCCACGATTTGTGTGA
- a CDS encoding putative toxin-antitoxin system toxin component, PIN family: MHRLVVDTNVIISSFLSAGHPRNIIRELIIPTKAILLISIEVKTEYRQVIGYKKFEKYPLFQEESKITMENILSLAEQTAIKHQFDLLPDYDDNKFLDLAYAGKADFLITGNTRHFPIKKFYNTTIISPQKYWNTYWS; this comes from the coding sequence GTGCATAGACTTGTTGTTGATACAAATGTAATTATCTCCTCATTTTTAAGTGCAGGCCATCCCCGCAATATCATCAGAGAATTAATTATTCCGACTAAGGCTATACTTCTAATTTCTATTGAAGTTAAAACCGAATACCGACAGGTAATTGGATACAAAAAATTCGAAAAGTATCCACTCTTTCAGGAGGAGTCAAAAATTACTATGGAAAACATTTTATCACTGGCAGAACAAACAGCTATCAAGCATCAATTTGACCTACTACCCGACTATGATGACAATAAATTTCTTGACCTGGCCTACGCAGGTAAAGCTGATTTTCTTATAACAGGAAACACCAGGCATTTTCCTATAAAGAAATTCTATAATACTACTATTATTTCACCTCAAAAATATTGGAATACGTATTGGTCATGA
- the kynU gene encoding kynureninase → MNFINSLSFARQLDRTDPLKKYRYEFLLPKVNKKPAIYFTGNSLGLQPKSTKKFINEELLDWARLGVEGHVHAHRPWLYYHKFTKKALAQVVGAKPLEVVAMNQLTVNLHLMMVSFYRPTKDRFKIITEAGAFSSDQYAFESQLKWHSQNPDEALIELKPRTGEHTLRTEDIVHAIETHAAQLALVIFGGVQYYTGQFFNIKKITEAAHKAGAYAGFDLAHAVGNVPLNLHRDGADFAVWCSYKYLNSGPGGVAGAFVHERHAKNFQLPRFAGWWGHNEAERFQMKKGFVPMPGVDGWQLSNFPILQGAAHLASLEIFQQAGIKNLRKKSVALTGYLEFLLKEIDPRETMFTILTPKNVDERGCQLSIFMKKNGKKVFDVLTKAGVIADWREPNVIRVAPVPLYNTFEEVFRFAEIFKKAIHR, encoded by the coding sequence ATGAATTTTATAAACTCCCTATCCTTTGCGCGTCAGCTTGATCGTACCGATCCATTAAAAAAATACCGGTATGAGTTTCTTCTTCCAAAAGTGAATAAAAAACCAGCCATCTACTTCACCGGAAATTCATTAGGGCTTCAACCCAAGTCCACCAAAAAATTTATTAACGAAGAGCTTCTAGATTGGGCAAGACTCGGTGTTGAAGGGCATGTGCATGCTCACAGGCCCTGGTTATACTATCATAAGTTTACCAAAAAAGCATTGGCACAAGTGGTTGGGGCCAAACCACTGGAAGTAGTGGCCATGAACCAACTTACCGTCAACCTTCATTTGATGATGGTCTCGTTCTATCGACCAACAAAAGACCGCTTTAAGATTATTACAGAAGCAGGTGCGTTTTCATCCGATCAATATGCGTTTGAATCACAACTGAAATGGCACAGTCAAAATCCCGATGAGGCACTGATTGAACTGAAGCCACGCACAGGCGAACACACGTTGCGCACCGAAGATATTGTACACGCGATTGAAACACATGCCGCTCAACTGGCGCTTGTCATTTTTGGTGGTGTTCAATATTACACGGGCCAGTTTTTCAACATCAAAAAAATTACAGAAGCTGCACATAAAGCCGGTGCATATGCAGGCTTTGACCTGGCACATGCGGTAGGCAATGTACCGTTAAACCTGCATCGTGATGGAGCAGACTTTGCCGTATGGTGCAGTTACAAATATTTGAACTCAGGCCCGGGTGGTGTGGCCGGTGCTTTCGTACACGAACGCCATGCTAAAAATTTTCAACTACCTCGATTCGCTGGCTGGTGGGGCCATAATGAAGCAGAACGCTTTCAAATGAAAAAAGGATTTGTTCCCATGCCAGGCGTGGATGGCTGGCAACTCTCTAACTTTCCCATTTTGCAAGGGGCAGCACATTTGGCTTCGTTGGAAATTTTTCAACAAGCAGGTATCAAAAATCTGCGTAAGAAAAGCGTGGCCCTGACCGGTTATCTTGAGTTCTTGCTGAAAGAAATCGATCCGCGTGAAACAATGTTTACAATTTTAACCCCAAAAAATGTTGACGAGCGGGGTTGTCAGCTTTCCATCTTCATGAAAAAAAATGGAAAGAAGGTGTTCGATGTGCTGACCAAAGCTGGAGTAATTGCCGATTGGCGTGAACCCAACGTAATTCGTGTTGCACCTGTGCCGCTTTACAATACATTTGAAGAGGTTTTTCGCTTTGCTGAAATTTTTAAGAAAGCAATCCATCGTTAA
- a CDS encoding NAD(P)/FAD-dependent oxidoreductase — translation MKETKHIAIVGAGLVGSLLSIYLAKRGYKVSVYERRLDMRKHLIEGGRSINLALSNRGIRALEQVGLAEVLKQNAIPMHGRMIHDEQGKLNLLPYGKAGQFINSVSRGGLNMALMTEAEKHGVEFFFEHRCLQVDFGKTELTLQEYEAVKRKTFDVIIGSDGAFSAVRGAMQITDRFEYQQTYIEHGYKELRIPAGDDGNFLMEPNALHIWPRDSFMLIALPNPDKTFTCTLFLPFEGRNSFEALDSPENIEHFFKKYFSDAHAMMPTLQEDFRDNPTASLVTIRCYPWVRNKTLLIGDAAHGIVPFYGQGMNAGFEDCRVLNDLLDEHGDKWKKVLPVFQDLRKPDADAIAQLALDNFVEMRDLVNDEDFIIRKKIEAKLHERYPDKWIPLYTMVTFRDDLRYSYALETGKKQKAIMDEVMRSPGVFVNWESVNLEAIVSKL, via the coding sequence ATGAAAGAAACCAAACACATCGCCATTGTAGGAGCCGGACTGGTTGGCTCCCTGCTATCCATCTATCTGGCCAAGCGCGGATATAAGGTTTCGGTTTATGAACGCAGGTTGGATATGCGTAAACACCTGATTGAAGGCGGCCGATCCATCAACCTGGCGTTGAGTAACAGGGGAATACGTGCATTGGAGCAGGTGGGTTTGGCCGAAGTGTTGAAGCAAAATGCCATACCCATGCATGGGCGAATGATTCACGATGAACAGGGTAAACTCAATTTATTGCCCTATGGTAAAGCAGGGCAGTTTATTAATTCGGTTTCGCGGGGCGGGTTGAATATGGCGCTCATGACCGAAGCTGAAAAACACGGTGTTGAATTCTTTTTCGAGCACAGATGCCTTCAGGTTGATTTCGGCAAAACAGAGCTTACCCTGCAAGAATACGAAGCTGTAAAACGCAAAACATTTGATGTGATCATCGGTTCTGATGGAGCCTTCTCTGCCGTTCGTGGGGCTATGCAAATCACCGATCGGTTTGAATATCAACAAACCTATATTGAGCACGGCTACAAAGAATTACGCATTCCCGCTGGTGATGATGGAAATTTTTTAATGGAACCGAACGCCTTGCACATCTGGCCACGCGACAGTTTCATGTTGATTGCTTTACCCAATCCAGATAAAACCTTTACATGCACGCTGTTCCTCCCTTTTGAAGGACGCAATTCTTTCGAAGCGCTTGATTCACCTGAAAACATTGAGCATTTCTTTAAAAAATATTTCTCCGATGCGCATGCGATGATGCCAACGCTTCAGGAAGATTTTCGCGATAATCCCACAGCTTCCCTGGTAACAATTCGTTGCTATCCATGGGTTCGCAACAAAACGTTATTAATCGGAGATGCCGCTCATGGCATTGTTCCGTTCTATGGACAGGGTATGAATGCTGGCTTTGAGGATTGTCGCGTGTTGAATGATTTACTGGACGAGCATGGTGATAAATGGAAAAAAGTGCTACCTGTATTTCAGGATTTGCGTAAGCCCGATGCCGATGCCATTGCGCAATTGGCACTTGACAATTTTGTAGAAATGCGCGACCTGGTCAATGATGAAGACTTCATCATCCGCAAAAAAATTGAAGCCAAACTGCACGAACGCTATCCGGATAAATGGATTCCCTTATATACAATGGTTACCTTCCGCGATGACCTGCGTTATTCCTACGCGTTGGAAACAGGAAAAAAGCAAAAAGCCATCATGGATGAGGTGATGAGGTCGCCCGGAGTTTTTGTAAACTGGGAATCGGTGAACCTGGAAGCCATTGTGAGTAAACTTTGA
- a CDS encoding transporter substrate-binding domain-containing protein, which yields MQLIQRTALVLFLLVFTSSCEYFSGNKTATSPPFSLDLNGIKERGYITALIDNNSFSYFIYKGRSMGFEYELLKRLAQHLEVELRIRVTSGVERAMEQLNKGEGDILAFPLTITKGRTEKVLFTSPQFDAYQVLVQRKPDNWRQLSRSKLNEQLVRRPTQLIGKEVYVMANSSFAQRLKHLSEEIGGEIIIREDSTDAETENLIRAVATGEIEYTVTDNIIARVNATYYDNLDVETILSLPQQIAWAVRHSSPELKSAIDSWLAEIKKQATFMVIYNRYFNSPRTTVIRLTSDYSSLGGNKISVYDELIREGADELGWDWRLLASVVYQESRFNPSGESWAGAKGLMQLMPETAKRFGVTDPNNAQQSLRGGVRFLKYLDKYWSKSILDDDERLKFVLASYNAGLTHIIDARKLAEKHGDDPTSWIVVESYLLKKSDPTYYRDPVVMAGYCKCEEPVNYVKAILNRYEEYKLMISS from the coding sequence ATGCAGCTGATCCAACGTACTGCGCTGGTTCTGTTTTTACTGGTTTTTACTTCTTCCTGCGAATATTTTTCCGGTAATAAAACAGCCACATCCCCTCCTTTTTCGCTTGATTTAAACGGAATCAAGGAGCGCGGCTATATTACCGCCCTTATCGACAATAACTCGTTCAGCTATTTTATTTACAAGGGCCGCTCCATGGGGTTTGAGTATGAATTACTCAAACGACTGGCGCAACATCTTGAGGTGGAACTCCGCATTCGCGTAACATCTGGAGTAGAGCGGGCGATGGAGCAACTAAACAAAGGTGAAGGCGATATTCTTGCTTTTCCGCTAACCATTACGAAAGGACGCACGGAGAAAGTGTTGTTTACTAGTCCGCAGTTTGATGCGTACCAGGTATTGGTTCAGCGTAAACCGGACAATTGGCGCCAACTCTCCCGAAGTAAATTGAATGAACAGTTGGTAAGACGGCCTACTCAATTGATCGGAAAAGAAGTATATGTAATGGCAAACTCCAGTTTTGCACAGCGCCTGAAGCATTTGTCGGAGGAGATAGGTGGAGAAATAATAATCCGTGAGGACAGCACCGATGCTGAAACTGAAAATTTAATTCGTGCCGTAGCTACAGGTGAAATTGAGTATACCGTAACCGATAACATTATTGCCCGTGTAAACGCTACGTATTATGATAACCTGGATGTGGAAACCATTCTTAGTCTGCCCCAGCAAATTGCATGGGCTGTTCGGCATAGCTCACCCGAATTGAAATCAGCAATTGACAGCTGGTTAGCCGAAATTAAAAAGCAGGCCACTTTTATGGTAATCTATAACCGGTATTTTAACAGTCCGCGTACAACCGTTATCAGGCTTACCAGTGATTACTCTTCATTAGGTGGGAATAAAATATCTGTTTACGATGAATTGATTCGGGAGGGCGCGGATGAATTGGGGTGGGATTGGCGCTTGCTGGCATCTGTTGTGTATCAGGAATCGCGCTTTAACCCTTCAGGTGAATCGTGGGCTGGAGCGAAAGGACTAATGCAACTAATGCCAGAAACTGCGAAACGTTTTGGGGTTACCGATCCGAATAATGCGCAACAAAGTTTGCGCGGAGGTGTGCGTTTTTTGAAATATCTCGATAAGTATTGGTCGAAAAGTATTTTGGATGATGACGAGCGTTTAAAGTTTGTGTTGGCTTCGTATAATGCCGGACTAACCCACATCATTGACGCACGTAAGTTGGCGGAGAAACATGGTGATGATCCAACATCGTGGATTGTCGTAGAATCATACCTGCTGAAAAAATCAGATCCAACCTATTACCGCGATCCGGTGGTTATGGCGGGCTATTGCAAATGCGAAGAGCCGGTAAATTATGTGAAAGCCATACTGAATCGCTATGAGGAATATAAATTGATGATTTCTTCCTGA
- a CDS encoding TonB-dependent receptor produces the protein MKRILLLFTLLLVAFAGALAQGVTTSTMSGTVKDQKGDAVPGANIVATHEPSGTTYGSVSLADGRFNIPNMRVGGPYKVRVSFVGYGEQVYGQIYLKLGETYVLSAALSEEGTQLEEVVVTGTQDKLMNSDRNGAITSVSTREIMTMPTISRSMNDMIRFTPQASSNSEGAIGGGNYRQNYLTIDGSDFNNTFGIGGNLPANGSPISLDALEEISVNITPYDIRQANFIGSSINAVTRSGTNEFSGSAYTFWRNQNHQGNEVGDNAPLTRAPLSIKTYGIRLGGPIIKNKLFFFFNYEQTNETRPGQLQVAATSTTPGNPGTFDPANNPNVSRPLASDLDEIRQYLRETYGYETGPYQGYDNESNSNKFTARLDWNINQNHRVNVRYSQVESKRPSFPSTSVSQSGLPNPVHNRQSNFALFFKNAGYFQEANFYSLAVEANSLFGKVANTFRATYTHQNDPRSSGGGVFPFVDILDGSGSLSTYTSFGYELFTYGNLRDVKTYSIVDYATLTSGIHTITAGIQADFQKTKNGFQRFGTGYYVFNSWDDFVNGENPINYAITYSLSPGYVQAFPNIGYNQYSVYAQDEMAINDKLKVTAGIRFDLPTFPEVDGIKTHPLVEPLDFNGGRKMDSGVLPKTRVMASPRIGFNWDVKGDRSLQVRGGTGIFTGRVPTVWLVAQSGDAGLLQFTQTWSGQANTPGPFSPDIRAYLPANPPAAGTSIPSAFSAIDPDFKFPQAWKTSIAVDKQLPYGIVATLEAIFTKDLNTAIGVNPNINDADAQPLNVAGYPDNRLIYPTANVDKFKYKLSGGQASEVAGSAWNPIILSNGDQGHYYSISAKIEKQFDKGFSAFVAYTRSGAKVLYDGGGDQLINTWQNTQIATGIANRPDLSTAGYVVPDRVIASVSYRKEYLKKLATSVSLFYEGSVAGRFSYTYSSDFNRDGQTNDLIYIPNDPSEITFTDHNYGTAGNPNVVTAQEQSDIFFAYIEQDKYLSKHKGEYATRNGATMPWRNQFDFRLTQDLFTDIGGRKNTLQFTLDIFNIGNLLNPKWGIFKQVNAANILVPTNITSTGGAVTPGGAVTPTFRLQSNGSVPVSTTFRDNNSITSTYYMQFGLRYIFN, from the coding sequence ATGAAGAGAATTTTACTACTCTTTACCCTTTTGCTGGTGGCCTTTGCAGGGGCTTTGGCACAGGGGGTTACCACCTCAACGATGAGTGGTACGGTTAAAGACCAAAAAGGTGATGCCGTTCCCGGTGCAAATATCGTGGCCACGCATGAACCTTCGGGGACAACTTATGGATCTGTGTCTCTCGCAGATGGAAGATTTAATATTCCCAACATGCGTGTAGGTGGGCCGTACAAGGTTCGCGTTAGCTTTGTTGGCTATGGCGAACAAGTTTATGGCCAGATTTACCTAAAGCTTGGAGAGACTTATGTGTTAAGTGCAGCTCTTAGTGAAGAGGGCACTCAACTGGAAGAGGTTGTTGTGACAGGAACACAAGACAAACTAATGAACAGCGACAGAAATGGTGCAATCACTAGTGTAAGTACACGTGAAATCATGACGATGCCTACCATTTCACGAAGCATGAATGATATGATTCGTTTTACGCCTCAAGCCTCATCAAACAGCGAAGGCGCGATTGGTGGTGGTAACTATCGGCAAAATTACCTCACGATTGATGGATCGGATTTTAATAACACTTTTGGTATTGGTGGAAACCTACCCGCAAATGGTTCACCTATATCCTTGGATGCATTAGAAGAGATTTCTGTAAACATCACGCCCTACGATATCCGTCAAGCTAATTTCATTGGCAGTTCAATTAATGCCGTTACCCGCTCTGGTACAAATGAATTTTCTGGTTCAGCTTATACCTTCTGGAGAAATCAAAATCATCAAGGGAATGAAGTGGGTGACAATGCTCCATTAACACGGGCACCACTAAGCATTAAAACTTATGGTATTCGACTCGGTGGCCCGATCATTAAGAATAAGCTATTTTTCTTCTTCAATTATGAGCAAACAAATGAAACACGCCCAGGTCAATTGCAGGTAGCCGCAACATCCACAACCCCTGGCAATCCCGGTACATTTGACCCCGCGAATAATCCAAACGTATCTCGTCCTTTGGCGAGTGATTTGGATGAGATTAGACAATACCTCAGAGAAACCTACGGATATGAAACAGGCCCTTATCAAGGGTATGACAATGAAAGCAACTCGAATAAATTTACGGCCAGATTAGATTGGAACATTAACCAGAATCATCGTGTTAACGTGCGTTACAGTCAGGTAGAGAGCAAGCGGCCTTCATTCCCGAGCACATCAGTTTCTCAGTCTGGCCTTCCGAACCCTGTGCATAACAGGCAAAGCAATTTTGCCCTATTCTTTAAGAACGCGGGCTATTTTCAGGAAGCAAACTTTTATTCATTAGCAGTGGAGGCAAACTCATTGTTTGGTAAAGTAGCTAACACATTCCGGGCAACGTATACCCATCAAAATGACCCACGTAGTTCAGGTGGTGGTGTCTTTCCTTTCGTTGATATCCTGGATGGTTCTGGTTCTCTTTCTACATATACCTCATTTGGTTATGAGTTATTCACCTATGGCAATTTGCGTGATGTAAAGACTTACTCCATTGTTGATTACGCAACCTTGACTTCAGGTATCCATACTATAACTGCAGGCATTCAAGCGGATTTTCAAAAAACGAAAAACGGATTCCAACGTTTTGGAACTGGTTATTACGTATTCAATTCATGGGATGATTTTGTGAATGGTGAAAATCCAATCAATTATGCAATCACTTACTCTTTATCTCCTGGTTATGTACAGGCCTTCCCGAACATAGGTTATAACCAGTATTCCGTATATGCGCAGGATGAGATGGCGATCAATGACAAATTGAAGGTTACAGCGGGTATCCGCTTTGATTTACCTACTTTCCCTGAAGTTGATGGCATCAAAACCCATCCATTGGTGGAGCCACTAGACTTCAACGGTGGTCGCAAGATGGATTCTGGAGTACTTCCCAAAACAAGAGTTATGGCATCGCCTCGTATTGGTTTTAACTGGGATGTAAAAGGAGACCGTTCATTACAAGTTCGTGGTGGAACGGGTATCTTCACAGGTCGTGTTCCTACTGTATGGTTGGTAGCTCAATCAGGTGATGCTGGGTTGCTTCAGTTTACTCAAACCTGGTCTGGTCAGGCCAATACACCGGGGCCATTCTCACCGGATATCCGAGCGTATCTTCCCGCTAACCCTCCAGCCGCTGGAACAAGTATTCCTTCTGCTTTTAGCGCTATAGACCCCGACTTTAAATTTCCACAGGCGTGGAAAACCAGCATAGCCGTTGATAAGCAATTGCCTTATGGAATTGTAGCAACCTTGGAAGCAATTTTTACCAAAGATTTGAACACGGCCATTGGTGTAAATCCAAACATTAACGATGCGGATGCACAACCATTGAATGTTGCGGGATATCCGGATAATCGTTTGATTTATCCAACAGCCAATGTTGATAAGTTTAAATACAAATTGTCTGGAGGGCAGGCCAGTGAAGTGGCAGGTAGTGCATGGAACCCTATTATACTGAGCAATGGTGATCAAGGACATTACTATTCTATATCGGCTAAAATTGAAAAGCAATTTGACAAAGGATTTTCTGCTTTTGTTGCCTATACAAGAAGTGGAGCGAAAGTACTTTACGATGGAGGTGGCGACCAGTTAATTAACACTTGGCAGAATACACAGATTGCAACAGGTATTGCAAACAGACCCGATCTGAGCACTGCTGGATATGTTGTACCGGATCGCGTGATCGCATCAGTATCTTATCGTAAAGAATATTTGAAGAAACTCGCTACATCAGTTTCATTATTCTATGAAGGTTCTGTTGCTGGAAGATTCTCTTACACCTACAGTTCAGATTTTAACCGCGATGGTCAAACCAATGATTTGATTTATATTCCAAATGATCCTTCAGAGATTACGTTTACAGATCATAATTATGGAACAGCCGGAAATCCAAATGTTGTAACTGCTCAGGAGCAAAGCGACATTTTCTTCGCGTATATTGAGCAAGATAAATATTTAAGCAAGCACAAAGGGGAATATGCAACGCGAAATGGCGCCACTATGCCATGGAGAAATCAATTTGATTTCCGCTTAACACAAGATTTGTTCACAGATATCGGAGGTAGAAAGAATACATTGCAGTTTACTCTTGATATTTTCAACATTGGCAATTTGTTGAACCCTAAGTGGGGCATTTTTAAACAAGTGAATGCAGCGAATATTCTTGTTCCTACTAACATCACGTCTACTGGAGGAGCAGTAACACCAGGCGGAGCAGTTACTCCAACCTTTAGATTACAATCAAACGGAAGTGTACCTGTGTCTACTACCTTCAGGGATAACAACTCCATCACATCAACCTACTATATGCAGTTTGGTTTACGTTATATCTTCAATTGA